A single region of the Ascaphus truei isolate aAscTru1 chromosome 6, aAscTru1.hap1, whole genome shotgun sequence genome encodes:
- the LOC142497923 gene encoding hyaluronan synthase 1-like yields MAMGEPRKGKRTWVSVVRRILTFSFALLVVLGGVHCTYIDSICVGTDEYRIPSFGLYGAFVAMHLIIQSFFAFLEHRKMRRVSQTCSYTKTVALTISVYQKEPAYLRECLESVKNIQYPPDKLKIIMVIDGNRKEDSYMMDMFKEMFEGEDVGTIVWENNYHSWDPEKAAESLSVMGMQEKYKHMAGIQWNSGDNQELGVIDEGFMEPIQQKGSQRSSDYENTSSVNQEVSEDFQETDLPIYDEIEIEDPTRQEVEHLIKTKRCVCIMQKQGGKREVMYTPLKALGDSVDYIQICNSNTKLDPLATVELVKVLESNEQYGAVGGDVRILNLSDSYFNFLSSMRYWITFNVERACQSYFNCVSCISGPLGLYRNDLLQQFLEYWYNQKFWGSHSTFEDDHHLTNHLLSIGYATKYTAQSNCYSQTHAQFLVWLKQQSRWIKSFFREWLYNAVWWHKHHFWMTYESVISGIFPFFIIATVIKLFFSCHLWDILWVLICIQLITTVKALYGSYL; encoded by the exons ATGGCGATGGGTGAACCAAGAAAggggaaacggacttgggtcagCGTTGTACGAAGGATATTGACCTTTTCATTTGCATTGCTAGTAGTACTGGGTGGCGTGCATTGCACTTACATAGACAGTATCTGTGTAGGGACAGATGAGTATCGGATCCCATCTTTTGGCCTGTATGGGGCATTCGTAGCCATGCACCTGATCATCCAGAGTTTCTTTGCATTCTTGGAGCACCGGAAGATGAGGAGGGTTAGTCAGACCTGCAGTTACACCAAAACTGTGGCCTTGACCATCTCAGTCTACCAGAAAGAACCAGCCTATTTACGAGAATGCCTGGAGTCTGTTAAGAACATCCAATACCCTCCTGACAAACTTAAGATAATCATGGTCATTGATGGTAACCGAAAGGAGGACAGCTACATGATGGATATGTTCAAAGAAATGTTTGAGGGGGAGGATGTGGGAACGATTGTCTGGGAAAACAACTATCATTCTTGGGACCCAGAGAAAGCTGCCGAGAGCCTCAGTGTTATGGggatgcaggaaaaatacaaacacatGGCTGGAATTCAATGGAATAGTGGAGATAACCAAGAACTAGGTGTGATTGATGAGGGGTTTATGGAACCCATTCAGCAAAAGGGCAGCCAAAGGAGTTCTGACTATGAGAACACGAGTAGTGTTAATCAGGAGGTATCTGAGGACTTCCAGGAGACAGACTTGCCCATTTATGATGAAATTGAAATTGAGGATCCTACGAGACAGGAAGTTGAGCACCTGATCAAAACCAAGCGGTGTGTGTGCATCATGCAGAagcagggagggaagagagaagtcATGTACACACCTTTAAAAGCCCTCGGGGACTCTGTGGATTATATCCAG ATTTGTAACTCAAACACCAAACTCGATCCATTGGCTACCGTAGAACTAGTGAAGGTCCTGGAGTCCAATGAGCAGTATGGAGCCGTGGGAGGAGATGTCCGGATCCTGAATCTTTCCGATTCCTACTTCAACTTCTTGAGCAGCATGAGGTACTGGATCACTTTCAACGTGGAGAGAGCCTGCCAGTCCTACTTCAACTGTGTCTCCTGTATCAGTGGACCCCTCG GGCTTTACCGGAATGACCTTCTGCAGCAGTTCCTTGAGTACTGGTACAATCAAAAGTTTTGGGGTTCCCACAGCACTTTCGAAGATGACCATCATCTTACCAATCACCTGCTCAGTATTGGGTATGCAACCAA GTACACTGCCCAGTCTAACTGCTATTCACAGACCCATGCCCAGTTCCTGGTTTGGCTGAAGCAGCAGTCTCGCTGGATCAAGTCCTTCTTCCGGGAGTGGCTATACAATGCCGTGTGGTGGCACAAACACCACTTTTGGATGACCTACGAGTCAGTCATTTCTGGGATCTTTCCATTCTTCATCATAGCCACGGTGATAAAGCTCTTCTTCAGCTGTCACTTGTGGGACATTCTGTGGGTCCTCATCTGCATCCAGCTCATTACCACCGTCAAAGCTCTCTACGGCTCCTACCTTTGA